GCTCCTGAAATGCGGATGGCCGCGCGAGCTTGCGCGAACAGTTCTCCCACTCAGCACCTACACGCATATGTTCGCGAAGGTCGATTTGCGCAACCTGTTCGGCTTCCTCGACCTCCGATCCGATCCACACGCGCAATACGAAATTCGCGTCTACGCCGAGGCGATCGAGAAGCTGATCGAGCCGATCGTGCCGGTTGCGTTTGCGGCATGGAAGGCAGGCAAGAAATGAACACGCGCTTCCTCCTGATGGCGCAATACGGGGCGCGAGCGGTTATCCCGCTCGAACTCGTGTGCAAGGACTATTTCAGCCACCTTACGCCGCGCTGCTTCATGGATAAGGTCGGAAGCAAGGAAATCGCGATCCCGGTCGTCAGGATTGAGGCGTCGAGCCAGAAGGCGGCGCGCGGCGTCCACATCGACGACTTGGCGAATTGGATCGATGCGCGGCGTGAGGCGGCGACAAAAGAGCTGAAGGCGATGGTGGACTGACATGGCGACTGTGGTTTGCAGACCTAGAAAGGATGGCTCTGTCGCCTTTATGGCGCAGATTTTTATCAGAAAAATAGATGGATATGTGCGCGAATCACGCACATTCAACAGCGTTGAGCTAGCTAATGAATGGGTGGATAGCAGGGAGCGAGACCTTAAAAAAATACATACAAGCAATAGAGATGTTAGGCATAAAGATATTTCTGATTATAAGATAATGAACTCTATAGATAATATAAATGCTATGGATAGCAGGAGAAAGGAAATAGATAGTGACATTAGAAGAAAATTATCGTTGTATGGCTCGATTAATAACGAATACAAAATTGTATCTACTTATTTAATAAGGCCATCTAAGGATG
The sequence above is a segment of the Methylosinus sp. PW1 genome. Coding sequences within it:
- a CDS encoding pyocin activator PrtN family protein; the encoded protein is MNTRFLLMAQYGARAVIPLELVCKDYFSHLTPRCFMDKVGSKEIAIPVVRIEASSQKAARGVHIDDLANWIDARREAATKELKAMVD
- a CDS encoding GIY-YIG nuclease family protein, translated to MATVVCRPRKDGSVAFMAQIFIRKIDGYVRESRTFNSVELANEWVDSRERDLKKIHTSNRDVRHKDISDYKIMNSIDNINAMDSRRKEIDSDIRRKLSLYGSINNEYKIVSTYLIRPSKDGAGISSLSGIYFLWSGDVVVYVGQSKNLNKRLRIGVHERLNMKLMISYLMYDEKELNWAECYYIGILRPRLNFNGTVVASKKRRLLCSDGA